The Opitutus sp. ER46 genome has a window encoding:
- a CDS encoding lipid-binding SYLF domain-containing protein, with product MKKLLMLSLVTLFAAGFARANQTRTEIVQRVESCEAVLQQFQSRPETAIPPQILQRAKALIILNQFKAGVFLGVKDGYGVIMVRRDDNTWSVPVVIRAGEASLGLQLGANAVESIFVVTDPAIPKLLFNQRFNIGADVKAVAGPKAAMKEAYNKEILEAPILAYSRSVGLYAGATVKAGHISRDDAANFVLYNTSYSLPELLYSDWVQPSASVAPEVIPLMNLVRRIAP from the coding sequence CAATCAGACGCGGACCGAGATCGTCCAGCGGGTCGAGTCCTGCGAGGCGGTCCTCCAGCAGTTCCAGAGCCGCCCGGAGACGGCCATCCCGCCGCAGATTCTCCAGCGCGCCAAGGCCCTCATCATTCTCAACCAGTTCAAGGCCGGCGTGTTCCTCGGCGTGAAGGACGGCTACGGCGTCATCATGGTCCGTCGCGACGACAACACCTGGAGCGTTCCGGTTGTCATCCGCGCCGGTGAAGCGAGCCTCGGCCTGCAGTTGGGCGCCAACGCCGTCGAGAGCATCTTCGTGGTGACCGATCCCGCCATCCCGAAGCTGCTGTTCAATCAGCGCTTCAACATCGGCGCTGACGTCAAGGCGGTCGCCGGCCCGAAAGCCGCGATGAAGGAAGCCTATAACAAGGAAATCCTCGAGGCGCCGATCCTGGCCTACTCCCGCTCGGTCGGTCTCTACGCTGGCGCGACGGTCAAGGCGGGTCACATCTCCCGCGACGACGCTGCGAACTTCGTTCTCTACAACACGAGCTACAGCCTCCCCGAGTTGCTCTATAGCGACTGGGTGCAGCCGTCCGCCAGCGTCGCCCCCGAGGTCATCCCGCTGATGAACCTCGTCCGCCGCATCGCGCCCTGA